From the genome of Flavobacterium branchiarum:
TTCCTTAGTTAAGAAATCAGTTTCAGGAACCAATGATTTTAAAACTATCGATTGAACATGTGTATCAAAACATTGAAATAGGAAAATATGATTTTTAGAAAAATGTTCTAAAAATTCCGCTCTTGAAAGAACACCTTCCCAAATTAAATCAGAGAACACATCTAGTTCTTGCTCAGCCACCTCTGGCTTATTAATTTTGATCGAATCCCACTCTGCTTTATCAATTGCTTGCGTTCCTAAAAAGCTTGCAAATTCAGCGTTTAATTCATCAAATTGTTCTTTTGTTAATCTTGCGTATTTCATTTTAAAATATTTAAGCTTTTATAGCGTCATTTAGCTATTTAAAATTCAAAAAAAAATCCCGATTTGCATCGGGATTTCATATTATAAATTAAAACTATTACTTCTCAGCAACAATTTCGTATGGTAATTCAACTACAACATCTCTGTGTAATCTAATGCTTGCAGCATATTTACCAGTACGTTTTACGATACCGCTAGTAATAAATTTTCTTTCGATAGAGTTACCCGCTTTATCCAAAGCTTCAGCAATATCTATGTTAGTGATAGAACCAAAAAGTTTCTCTCCACCAGCTTTTGCGAAAATTTTAATTTCAAGAGCTTTCAATGCTTCAGCTATTTTCTTAGCGTCATCAACAATCTTAGCCTCTTTGTGTGCTCTTTGTTTTAGGTTTTCAGCTAATACTTTTTTTGCAGAAGGAGTTGCTAAATGAGCAAAACCTTGAGGAATTAAAAAGTTACGACCGTAACCAGCTTTTACAGATACTACATCATCTTTAAATCCTAGATTCTGTACGTCTTGTTTTAAAATAAGTTCCATGTTGTTGTCCTTATATTTGAGAAGTTAGGTTCCATCTTACCGGAAACCAACAACTTTAGTTTAATATTATTTTAATAAATCGGCCACGTATGGCATTAAAGCTAAGTGACGAGCTCTCTTAACAGCTACAGACACTTTTCTTTGGTATTTTAAAGAAGTTCCTGTTAAACGACGAGGAAGAATTTTTCCTTGCTCATTAACGAATTTCAATAAGAAATCTGCATCTTTATAATCGATATATTTGATTCCAGATTTTTTGAAACGACAATACTTTTTAGTTTTGTTAGTTTCTATGTTTAAAGGCGTTAAATATCTGATATCTCCGTCTTTTTTTCCTTTTGCTGATTGCTCTATTGTAGACATAATAATTAAGCTTTTGTAGATTTTAATTTAGTTCTTCTTCTTTCAGCCCAAGAAATAGCATGCTTATCTAAAACTTACAGTTAAGAAACGCATAATTCTCTCATCACGTCTAAATTCAGTTTCAAAAGCAATTAGAACTTCTCCAGCTACTTTGTACTCAAATAAGTGATAAAAACCACTTTTTTGTTTTGGATTTCGTAAGCCATTTTTTTAAGACCCCAATCCTCTTTTGATACCATTTCAGCTCCTCTACTAGTAAGAAATTCTTCAAATTTCGTTACTGTTTCCTTCACCTGAACCTCAGATAAAACGGGATTTAAAATGAAAAACAGTTTCATAATGATTCATAAATATAAAATTTATTTGTTAAAATTTGGTGCAAAAGTAACCATTATTTTATATATCCAACACTTTTTTACGTTTATTCGACGTATGACAAAAAATAAGTCTAAAATCTAGTTTTAAAAGAAAAAAAATCTATATTTACTATTACATTCCCTAAATTTAAATGTTAT
Proteins encoded in this window:
- a CDS encoding DUF6495 family protein; amino-acid sequence: MKYARLTKEQFDELNAEFASFLGTQAIDKAEWDSIKINKPEVAEQELDVFSDLIWEGVLSRAEFLEHFSKNHIFLFQCFDTHVQSIVLKSLVPETDFLTKEGLQWLSDNMFTETIEMKVGKKVFTDDRNTSIFELIQQGAFLSDGQLFKQINSIIES
- the rplI gene encoding 50S ribosomal protein L9, giving the protein MELILKQDVQNLGFKDDVVSVKAGYGRNFLIPQGFAHLATPSAKKVLAENLKQRAHKEAKIVDDAKKIAEALKALEIKIFAKAGGEKLFGSITNIDIAEALDKAGNSIERKFITSGIVKRTGKYAASIRLHRDVVVELPYEIVAEK
- the rpsR gene encoding 30S ribosomal protein S18, whose protein sequence is MSTIEQSAKGKKDGDIRYLTPLNIETNKTKKYCRFKKSGIKYIDYKDADFLLKFVNEQGKILPRRLTGTSLKYQRKVSVAVKRARHLALMPYVADLLK